The Nostoc cf. commune SO-36 genomic sequence GTGATTTCTTCTTACTCTTATTCTTCAAAGAAGGCAAAAAACGACTACCCCAATGATTCCTTTTTTCAGGCTTTGCCTTTGGTCGATATTTCTTACAAAACTGGCGATATCTAGCAGCGCATTCTTCCAACGTCCTCCCCAATAGCAAAAACGCCGGATGCCATTGAGTGATACCATCATTACTCAAGCGGTCATGAGTGCCGTAATTGCTGAAGTCGTAGAAAAAACCCTGCTGTATTCCTGCGGCTTTCGGGTTAGCGTGGATATATCGCAGAGTATTTAACGCACGGCGTTTATCTGTATTGGCAAAACCTGTACTGTGGTAGCGCTTTTCCCAAAAATGCCCCGTGCGGTTGAGCATTCGGTTAAAACACATAGCAGTATACCAATTCAACCAGTGCATAATTTACGGTAAATCTTCTGGTTGTTTGGGTTCCAGCAGATAATGCACATGATTGCTCATAATGCACAAAGCATAGAGCTTAAATTGATATTTTTCCTGTGCCTTCTTGATGGCATACAGAAAGACTTCGCGGCATTCTAAGCGCGTTAGGCAAAGTTCGCGGTTATTGCAGCGAGTTCGTGATGTGATAGCAAAAGCCTGATTGTAAATTACGTTTTGGGCGAGGCATGAAAAAAATCGTTAAAATACCACGCTTGCTATAATGCACTCACCAACAAACTTTGCTCATCAATGTTACAACATTAAGCCTTAAAGCTAGAACCTTAAGCCTTAAAGTTACAACATTAAGTCTTAAAGCTAGAACCTTAAGCCTTAAGGTTACAACATTAAGCTTTAGAGCTAGAACATTAAGCCTTAAGGTTACAACATTAAGCCTTAGAGCTAGAACCTTAAGCCTTAAGGTTACAACATTAAGCCTTAAAGTTAAAGCGATATGGAATACAGACCATTTGTAGGGGCACAGCAATGCTCATTGATGTCAACTTAAGCTAGAAATAGCTTCGCTGCGGGCTTCATAACCCGCCAGAGAATGAATTCTCTGGCTCATAGCTAAAGTCTACTGAAGTAGACTGAATATTTTTGGGGATATCTAGTCATCTTCAGATGACTTTTGCTATTAGCAAGGAACTTCAGTTCCTTGCGGGACATAGTTTTTGCGTTAAGTTGACACCAATGAGCAATGCTGTGCCCTATTGTCTATTGCTTAAACATAATATTATTTTGCTGAAAATCAACCTTTGACGATTTAATTCCGAGAAATTACGGGCATAAATAAAAACTTTTACTAAAACAATGCGCTTTTTGCTGAACCATAATCCAGGTTAATTGAGACACAATAGCTGTGTAAAGCTTTTAAAAGCGTAAAATTATGACTAGAAGAAAACGTAGTTCTCGGATTTTAGAAAAAGCTGAGTTTAGAGTTGCCGGGCTGAAAGCTATCAATCCAAATATCAATTTTGATGATACTCACAACTTGCAAAACCTGACTCAATTAATAGACAATTTTCACAATCTGCTTGATGATTATAACGCTGCGATCGCTATGATTGACTCTTCTAGGAATAAGCTAGATGAGATGGAAAAAACCTTAAGTCAAGTTTCAGACAAAATGCTGACGTGGGTTGGTTGCAAGTACGGCAAAAACAGCAATGAATATGAACTTGCAGGTGGCGTTAGAGACAGCGAACGAATCCGTAAAAGTAGATTGACACGCTTGAAATCTAACACAGATAAAACATCAGATGAAAATGCAATAACCGCCACGCCCTGACGGGAAATCAAAAGTCAAAAGTCAAAAGCCAAAAATTAAA encodes the following:
- a CDS encoding transposase; its protein translation is MHWLNWYTAMCFNRMLNRTGHFWEKRYHSTGFANTDKRRALNTLRYIHANPKAAGIQQGFFYDFSNYGTHDRLSNDGITQWHPAFLLLGRTLEECAARYRQFCKKYRPKAKPEKRNHWGSRFLPSLKNKSKKKSPGQMSLPWDKQRVTEDTEVHEVAKKFIQANCYNPAVPGIGNLKCLFYRASGACNKSLKISESLKCYSLQVSMREYGTYHTTRCV
- a CDS encoding transposase, which produces MYNQAFAITSRTRCNNRELCLTRLECREVFLYAIKKAQEKYQFKLYALCIMSNHVHYLLEPKQPEDLP